A portion of the Juglans microcarpa x Juglans regia isolate MS1-56 chromosome 1D, Jm3101_v1.0, whole genome shotgun sequence genome contains these proteins:
- the LOC121246766 gene encoding uncharacterized protein LOC121246766 — MCVDFTDINKACSKDSFPLPHIDLIVDSTADHRMLSFMNAYSGYNQISMKPEDEEKTSFIIDRDLYCYNAMPFGLKNAGATYQWTLQQHLDDLREAFAILRQYQMKLNPAKCAFGIGSRNFLEFIVSKLGIEVNPEKVDTVLVLRKAKTWDDECNQAFEAFKKYLASPLLLGQLQSGETLTLYLVESLQAASSILVCEEKRIQKSVYYISRAYRGVKARYPSIEQNHSGGLVLAGKATSEGYYWPQALQDAKGYARKCQKCQEYTQIPHCPPEKLTSITSPWSFAQWGLDLVGPLSLGKGVKFLMVVVDYFTKWVEAEGLATITASNIARFLWRSMVYRFGAPHTIISDNERQFDFDHYRNWCRELGIEFRYFSPGTLSSTDKLKRPTRR, encoded by the exons atgtgcgtCGACTTCACTGACATCAACAAAGCTTGCTCGAAAGATAGCTTCCCGCTTCCCCACATCGACCTCATAGTTGACTCGACAGCGGATCATCGCATGCTTAGCTTCATGAACGCCTACTCGGGGTATAACCAAATCAGTATGAAGCCTGAGGACGAGGAGAAGACTTCATTCATCATAGACCGAGATCTGTACTGCTATAATGCGATGCCCTTCGGTCTAAAAAATGCAGGGGCTACCTACCAATG GACCTTACAGCAACATTTGGACGATTTGAGAGAGGCTTTTGCGATACTACGGCAATACCAAATGAAGTTGAACCCAGCAAAGTGCGCTTTTGGTATCGGGTCAAGAaattttttggagtttattgTGTCCAAACTAGGCATTGAAGTCAATCCCGAGAAGGTGGATACCGTCCTTG TCTTGCGGAAGGCGAAGACATGGGATGACGAGTGCAACCAGGCATTTGAAGCCTTTAAGAAGTACCTCGCAAGCCCCCTGCTCCTTGGCCAACTGCAAAGCGGGGAAACCTTGACCTTGTATTTGGTCGAATCCCTCCAGGCGGCTTCTTCAATTCTAGTATGCGAGGAAAAGAGGATACAAAAGTCGGTCTACTACATCAGCCGAGCATATCGCGGGGTCAAAGCCCGATACCCCAGCATAGAGCA GAACCATTCGGGAGGATTGGTACTAGCTGGAAAAGCGACGAGTGAGGGTTACTACTGGCCTCAAGCCCTCCAAGATGCCAAAGGCTATGCACGGAAGTGTCAGAAATGCCAGGAATACACCCAAATCCCCCATTGCCCGCCAGAGAAGTTAACGTCAATCACGTCACCTTGGTCGTTCGCCCAGTGGGGGCTTGATTTAGTCGGCCCACTTTCCCTAGGCAAAGGAGTCAAGTTCCTAATGGTGGTCGTCGACTATTTCACCAAGTGGGTCGAAGCTGAAGGCTTAGCCACTATCACTGCGAGCAATATCGCGCGATTCCTATGGAGATCGATGGTTTACAGGTTCGGCGCCCCGCACACTATCATCTCGGACAACGAAAGGCAGTTCGATTTTGATCATTACCGAAATTGGTGCCGAGAGTTGGGGATTGAGTTCCGATACTTTTCCCCGGGCACCCTTAGTTCAACGGACAAGTTGAAGCGACCAACAAGACGCTGA